In a genomic window of Streptomyces katrae:
- a CDS encoding beta-propeller fold lactonase family protein, with protein MTGHRDAGRRAAVVLCVAAALLGPADPAGASAGRPGARALVYVADLNSDTLSVVDAGTGRVVDAVPVGRGPDSVAVSPDGSRVYVTNSAADTVSVVDARTRTVVATVAVGDEPSRVTVSPDGRRVYVADVAADTVSVISARTLAVTDTIAVGDSPLGVAVTPDGRTLYVANAASGTVSVVRTATGRVTGTIRVGAGPTALVLTPDGRSLYVSNLASDDVSVVDVRRGVEEARIPVGDQPAGIGVRPDGRRVYVADIGSDDVSVISTRARAVIGTVAVGRGPNGLAVRPDGSRVYVSNFDSDTLSVVDTSTGRVTRTVGVGDGPTGVAVSPLEP; from the coding sequence GTGACGGGACATCGGGACGCGGGGCGGCGAGCGGCCGTCGTGCTCTGTGTGGCGGCGGCACTGCTGGGACCGGCGGACCCGGCCGGCGCGTCCGCCGGCCGGCCGGGGGCCCGCGCTCTGGTCTACGTCGCCGACCTCAACTCCGACACGCTGTCGGTCGTCGACGCCGGCACCGGCAGGGTCGTGGACGCCGTTCCGGTCGGGCGCGGACCGGACAGCGTGGCCGTGAGCCCGGACGGCTCCCGCGTCTACGTCACCAACTCCGCGGCGGACACCGTGTCGGTGGTCGACGCCCGCACCAGGACGGTCGTCGCCACCGTCGCCGTCGGGGACGAACCGAGCAGGGTGACGGTCTCTCCCGACGGCCGGCGCGTCTACGTCGCCGATGTCGCGGCGGACACCGTCTCCGTGATCAGTGCCCGCACGCTCGCCGTGACGGACACCATCGCCGTGGGCGATTCCCCGCTGGGCGTGGCCGTGACACCCGACGGACGCACCCTCTACGTCGCCAACGCCGCGTCCGGCACCGTCTCGGTGGTCCGGACCGCCACCGGAAGGGTCACCGGCACCATCCGCGTCGGCGCCGGCCCGACCGCCCTGGTGCTCACCCCCGACGGCCGCAGCCTGTACGTCTCCAACCTGGCCTCGGACGACGTGTCGGTGGTCGACGTCCGCCGGGGCGTGGAAGAGGCCCGCATCCCGGTCGGGGACCAGCCCGCGGGGATCGGGGTGCGGCCGGACGGCCGCCGGGTGTACGTCGCCGACATCGGGTCGGACGACGTGTCGGTGATCAGCACCCGCGCCCGTGCCGTCATCGGGACCGTCGCGGTGGGCCGAGGCCCCAACGGCCTGGCCGTCCGCCCGGACGGCTCGCGGGTGTACGTGAGCAACTTCGACTCGGACACCCTGTCGGTCGTCGACACCTCGACGGGGCGCGTGACGCGGACGGTGGGGGTGGGCGACGGGCCGACGGGCGTGGCGGTGTCCCCTCTCGAGCCCTAG
- a CDS encoding SMI1/KNR4 family protein encodes MTENARVKALEQIMPATHGADEDIDWQAAEAVWGTRFPSDFVAFMGRFGAGSINGEAGILLPLPKPGLQWDPAEMAEETANARQAWEAGGGRAAFDADPESIIAWGVTAGADILCWLTTDADPDRWPVLVVGRHTADAFAVYPYGMAEFLLRMCSDEFDVSPVGLTFWDGGHLSFVHWRKAQRRWQEGRNPETGEPDPYAGEFAD; translated from the coding sequence ATGACGGAGAACGCGCGGGTCAAGGCGCTTGAGCAGATCATGCCGGCGACGCACGGCGCCGACGAGGACATCGACTGGCAGGCGGCCGAGGCCGTCTGGGGCACCCGTTTCCCCTCCGACTTCGTCGCCTTCATGGGTCGTTTCGGCGCCGGTTCCATCAACGGCGAGGCCGGGATCCTGCTGCCCCTGCCGAAGCCGGGGCTCCAGTGGGACCCGGCCGAGATGGCCGAGGAGACCGCCAACGCCCGGCAGGCCTGGGAGGCCGGGGGCGGCCGGGCCGCCTTCGACGCGGACCCGGAGTCGATCATCGCCTGGGGGGTCACCGCCGGCGCCGACATCCTGTGCTGGCTCACCACCGACGCCGACCCGGACCGCTGGCCGGTCCTCGTCGTCGGGCGGCACACCGCGGACGCCTTCGCGGTGTACCCGTACGGCATGGCCGAGTTCCTGCTGCGGATGTGCTCCGACGAGTTCGACGTGAGCCCCGTCGGCCTCACCTTCTGGGACGGCGGCCACCTCAGCTTCGTGCACTGGCGCAAGGCCCAGCGCCGCTGGCAGGAGGGCCGCAACCCCGAGACGGGCGAGCCCGACCCGTACGCCGGCGAGTTCGCCGACTAG